Proteins encoded together in one Kitasatospora albolonga window:
- a CDS encoding serine protease, translating into MVSQAAVWRVAAAACAVGALIAGAGTAGAAPTPPPAEGRILGADRAGAVAGSYIVTFKDSVARADVGKVAKSLAGRHGGKIGHTYTAALRGFSVKLDEEQARRLAADPSIARVEADGVAYALGTQNDPTWGLDRIDQRDLPGDRKFTYPNTASDVTAYVLDTGIRTSHRDFGGRAVSGYDFIDNDSVAQDCNGHGTHVAGTVGGATYGVAKAVKLVGVRVLNCQGTSGSTWAPVLAGIDWVTKNAVKPAVANMSIGGGRTSSVDDALAKSIASGVTYVVAAGNDGANACNTSPAAVPSAVTVGATDSRDARSIWPSGKSSNHGTCLDLFGPGSDVVSASHLNDTGSRSDGGTSMAAPHVAGAAALLLSANPSWTPKQVHDRLIADATPNKVTDARTGSPNRLLYVPNDGDTTPPPSGRTFENTTGYPIRDNATVESPIAVSGITGNAPATLSVTVDIRHTFRGDLRVDLVAPDGGVFRLKDYNANDSADDVRGTFTVNASAKPANGTWKLRVSDNWVNDTGTLNSWSLKF; encoded by the coding sequence ATGGTGTCTCAAGCTGCGGTGTGGCGTGTCGCCGCTGCCGCGTGTGCCGTCGGCGCACTGATCGCCGGTGCCGGTACGGCCGGGGCGGCGCCCACGCCCCCGCCCGCCGAAGGCCGCATCCTGGGCGCCGACCGCGCGGGCGCGGTGGCGGGCTCGTACATCGTCACCTTCAAGGACTCGGTGGCGCGGGCGGATGTCGGCAAGGTGGCGAAGTCCCTGGCCGGACGGCACGGCGGGAAGATCGGCCACACCTACACCGCCGCGCTGCGCGGGTTCTCCGTGAAGCTGGACGAGGAGCAGGCCAGGCGGCTGGCCGCCGACCCATCCATAGCCCGCGTGGAGGCCGACGGGGTCGCGTACGCCCTGGGCACCCAGAACGACCCGACCTGGGGCCTGGACCGCATCGACCAGCGCGACCTGCCGGGCGACCGGAAGTTCACGTACCCCAACACGGCCTCCGATGTGACGGCCTATGTGCTCGACACCGGGATACGCACCTCGCACCGGGACTTCGGCGGCCGGGCGGTCAGCGGCTACGACTTCATAGACAACGATTCCGTCGCCCAGGACTGCAACGGGCACGGCACACATGTGGCGGGCACGGTCGGCGGCGCGACCTACGGCGTGGCCAAGGCCGTGAAGCTGGTGGGCGTACGGGTCCTGAACTGCCAGGGCACCTCCGGCTCCACCTGGGCCCCGGTGCTGGCCGGTATCGACTGGGTGACGAAGAACGCGGTGAAGCCCGCGGTCGCGAACATGAGCATCGGCGGCGGACGGACGTCCTCGGTGGACGACGCGCTGGCCAAGTCGATCGCCTCCGGCGTCACTTACGTCGTCGCCGCCGGGAACGACGGGGCCAACGCCTGCAACACCTCTCCGGCGGCCGTGCCGAGCGCGGTGACGGTCGGCGCCACCGACAGCCGTGACGCCCGGTCGATCTGGCCGAGCGGCAAGTCCTCCAACCACGGCACCTGCCTGGACCTGTTCGGCCCCGGCTCCGACGTCGTCTCCGCCTCCCACCTCAACGACACCGGCTCCCGCTCCGACGGCGGCACCTCGATGGCCGCCCCGCACGTGGCGGGCGCCGCGGCCCTGCTGCTCTCCGCCAACCCGTCCTGGACGCCCAAGCAGGTCCACGACCGGCTGATCGCCGACGCCACCCCGAACAAGGTGACGGACGCGAGGACCGGTTCGCCCAACCGCCTGCTGTACGTCCCGAACGACGGCGACACCACGCCGCCGCCCTCGGGCAGGACCTTCGAGAACACCACCGGCTACCCGATCCGCGACAACGCGACCGTCGAGTCGCCCATCGCCGTGAGCGGCATCACGGGCAACGCGCCCGCGACGCTCTCCGTCACGGTCGACATCCGGCACACCTTCCGCGGTGACCTGCGGGTCGACCTCGTCGCCCCCGACGGCGGTGTCTTCCGGCTCAAGGACTACAACGCCAACGACAGCGCCGACGACGTGCGCGGGACCTTCACCGTGAACGCCTCCGCCAAACCCGCCAACGGCACCTGGAAGCTGCGGGTGAGCGACAACTGGGTCAACGACACCGGCACGCTGAACTCCTGGTCGCTGAAGTTCTGA